The following nucleotide sequence is from Candidatus Obscuribacterales bacterium.
TGCATCAAAACGCCGCAGATCCAACCAAATCCCCTGTCGACCATGTGATGGCAGACCTCGAGGATGCCTGCCCGTATGAGTACAAGGGGGATAAGAGCAGAGAGGTAATGGTCGAGGCGCTTAACACACTGGACTTCGGTAAGAAGGTGGTGACTGTAAGGCCCAATAACCTCCGCTCGGAGTTCTTCAGGGGGGATATGGAGGCGGTGATGAGCAGGGCTGTGGACAGGTTTCATGGGGTGATAGTGCCGAAGGTCTGGGGACCGGAGGACATAAGGCTGGTTTCTGATCTCCTGGATGAATTAGAGGCAAAATACCGTTGGAAGACAACGGTGGCGATTGAGTCTCTTATAGAGAGGCCTCACGCGCTTGAGCACGCATATGAGATTGCTACTGCATCGGAGAGGATGGCGGGGCTTATATTCGGTATAGCTGACTACGCTGCGGAGCTTGGGGCAGATCCGGATTTACTCCTGGACAGGCAGAATGAGATATTCTACTATGAGAAAAAGGCCGTGGTCACAGCGGCGAAGGCTGCGGGGCTTCATGCTATTGATAATGTCTATCTCAGGATCTGGAGGAAGGGTGAGAGCCAGGAGGTGATAGCTGAGGTTGAGG
It contains:
- a CDS encoding CoA ester lyase, translated to HQNAADPTKSPVDHVMADLEDACPYEYKGDKSREVMVEALNTLDFGKKVVTVRPNNLRSEFFRGDMEAVMSRAVDRFHGVIVPKVWGPEDIRLVSDLLDELEAKYRWKTTVAIESLIERPHALEHAYEIATASERMAGLIFGIADYAAELGADPDLLLDRQNEIFYYEKKAVVTAAKAAGLHAIDNVYLRIWRKGESQEVIAEVEEGLRRKNEGAAAIGMDGTWVIHPQQIRISNECYTPTEKQIEEAKYQLDFYHEMGGGSMFDPKTGQMIDEATAKIALMRVSKAYMAGLVDKEYVDSMASKSKSITGYDIRKGK